One segment of Falco rusticolus isolate bFalRus1 chromosome 3, bFalRus1.pri, whole genome shotgun sequence DNA contains the following:
- the MFAP2 gene encoding microfibrillar-associated protein 2 isoform X1, translating to MRAVGLFLLCLPAALLVQGQYSRFEGITYPEPVQYSQYDQQAEIQDYYDYHDVTPRAPEEQFRYQSQQQSQQEIVPAPTPAAAPETEPTEPGPLDCREEQYPCTRLYSVHKPCKQCLNEICFYSLRRVYVINKEICVRTVCAHEELLRADLCRDKFSKCGVMATSGLCQTVVASCARSCGGC from the exons ATGAGAGCGGTGGGGCTCTTCTTGCTGTGTCTGCCAG CAGCGCTCCTGGTCCAGGGACAGTACAGCAGGTTTGAAGGCATCACCTACCCTGAGCCGGTGCAATATTCTCAGTACGACCAGCAGGCAG AAATTCAGGATTATTATGACTATCATG ATGTCACCCCCCGTGCCCCCGAGGAGCAGTTTCGGTACCAGTCCCAGCAGCAATCCCAGCAGGAAATCGTGCCGGCCCCGACCCCAG CTGCTGCCCCCGAGACCGAGCCCACAGAGCCAGGACCCCTTG ACTGCCGGGAGGAGCAGTACCCCTGCACCAGGCTCTACTCCGTGCACAAGCCCTGCAAGCAGTGCCTGAACGAGATCTGCTTTTACAG CCTCCGCCGGGTTTACGTGATCAACAAGGAGATCTGTGTCCGCACTGTGTGCGCCCACGAAGAGCTGCTGCGAG CCGATCTCTGCCGTGACAAGTTTTCCAAGTGCGGGGTGATGGCCACCAGCGGGCTTTGCCAAACCGTGGTCGCATCCTGCGCCCGCAGCTGCGGCGGGTGCTGA
- the MFAP2 gene encoding microfibrillar-associated protein 2 isoform X2 produces MRAVGLFLLCLPALLVQGQYSRFEGITYPEPVQYSQYDQQAEIQDYYDYHDVTPRAPEEQFRYQSQQQSQQEIVPAPTPAAAPETEPTEPGPLDCREEQYPCTRLYSVHKPCKQCLNEICFYSLRRVYVINKEICVRTVCAHEELLRADLCRDKFSKCGVMATSGLCQTVVASCARSCGGC; encoded by the exons ATGAGAGCGGTGGGGCTCTTCTTGCTGTGTCTGCCAG CGCTCCTGGTCCAGGGACAGTACAGCAGGTTTGAAGGCATCACCTACCCTGAGCCGGTGCAATATTCTCAGTACGACCAGCAGGCAG AAATTCAGGATTATTATGACTATCATG ATGTCACCCCCCGTGCCCCCGAGGAGCAGTTTCGGTACCAGTCCCAGCAGCAATCCCAGCAGGAAATCGTGCCGGCCCCGACCCCAG CTGCTGCCCCCGAGACCGAGCCCACAGAGCCAGGACCCCTTG ACTGCCGGGAGGAGCAGTACCCCTGCACCAGGCTCTACTCCGTGCACAAGCCCTGCAAGCAGTGCCTGAACGAGATCTGCTTTTACAG CCTCCGCCGGGTTTACGTGATCAACAAGGAGATCTGTGTCCGCACTGTGTGCGCCCACGAAGAGCTGCTGCGAG CCGATCTCTGCCGTGACAAGTTTTCCAAGTGCGGGGTGATGGCCACCAGCGGGCTTTGCCAAACCGTGGTCGCATCCTGCGCCCGCAGCTGCGGCGGGTGCTGA